One Halomonas sp. THAF5a genomic region harbors:
- the cas2 gene encoding CRISPR-associated endonuclease Cas2, translating to MSEVQWYVIAYDIREPRRLRKVQRLLRTCGYALQESVFAWQGDHRQLRELQRRLRALIKAEVDDVRGYPVRMGQGILWWGNLPLPSGVIDEAAPRFELQQPVRHDASKGDAL from the coding sequence ATGAGCGAGGTACAGTGGTATGTCATCGCCTACGACATTCGAGAACCACGGCGGCTGCGCAAGGTGCAGCGTCTACTTCGGACCTGCGGCTACGCGCTGCAGGAGTCGGTATTCGCCTGGCAGGGCGATCATCGACAGCTGCGGGAACTACAGCGGCGCCTGCGCGCCCTGATCAAAGCAGAGGTGGATGATGTGCGTGGTTATCCTGTCAGGATGGGGCAGGGCATACTCTGGTGGGGGAATCTGCCGTTGCCCAGCGGCGTCATTGATGAGGCCGCCCCGCGGTTTGAACTCCAACAGCCAGTCCGGCATGATGCTTCCAAGGGAGATGCTCTTTAA
- the cas1 gene encoding CRISPR-associated endonuclease Cas1 yields MSRVILDRRQLALEYVTDCLLIRSPDQPPRTLPLSRIKQLVCLHSVQVTTQLIGQLMKRGIDFIVVNQRHVEHGFSLFADQQRDASRRSLQYQWQSDERARLAWSTRWVRHKLKVGCQVLKETDEADSQQLRESLGRGLERLAGVTAEAELRGMEGAAQKAVFAWWRKRLPGSLGFVQRQRRPPPDPVNAVLSLSYVLAHDEAVRQLKVAGLDPQLGLYHRLVSGRQALACDLIEPLRPVIEAWVMGLFLDGYLDRRHFSMPKSGGCLLGKQGRLAYYEALETPQRLWRKRLTGYARVLAGAVDATTAGMQQ; encoded by the coding sequence ATGAGCCGAGTGATACTCGATCGTCGCCAGCTGGCGCTGGAGTATGTGACCGATTGTCTGCTGATCCGCAGTCCCGATCAGCCGCCGCGCACGCTGCCGCTCTCGCGGATCAAGCAGCTGGTCTGTCTGCACAGCGTGCAGGTGACGACGCAACTGATCGGCCAGCTGATGAAGCGTGGCATCGACTTCATCGTGGTCAACCAGCGCCATGTGGAACACGGCTTCTCGCTGTTCGCCGACCAGCAGCGGGATGCCTCACGGCGCAGTCTGCAGTACCAGTGGCAGAGCGACGAACGAGCGCGCCTGGCATGGTCGACCCGCTGGGTTCGCCACAAGCTCAAGGTAGGGTGCCAGGTCTTGAAGGAGACCGATGAGGCGGACAGCCAGCAGCTGCGGGAATCGCTGGGCCGGGGCCTCGAGCGCCTGGCGGGGGTAACGGCTGAGGCAGAGCTCAGAGGCATGGAAGGCGCGGCCCAGAAGGCCGTCTTTGCCTGGTGGCGCAAGCGCCTGCCCGGTTCGCTGGGCTTTGTGCAGCGACAGAGGCGCCCCCCGCCGGACCCGGTGAATGCTGTGCTATCGCTTTCCTATGTGCTGGCTCACGACGAAGCCGTGCGTCAGCTCAAGGTAGCGGGGCTTGACCCTCAGCTGGGCCTGTACCACCGCCTGGTTAGCGGGCGTCAAGCGCTGGCCTGCGATCTGATCGAGCCGCTGCGGCCAGTGATCGAGGCCTGGGTCATGGGGCTGTTTCTTGACGGGTATCTGGACCGTCGGCATTTCTCGATGCCCAAGAGCGGTGGCTGTCTGCTGGGCAAGCAGGGGCGGCTCGCTTACTACGAAGCGTTGGAGACACCGCAGCGACTGTGGCGCAAGCGGCTGACCGGATATGCCCGAGTGCTGGCCGGGGCCGTGGACGCCACGACTGCCGGTATGCAGCAGTAA
- the cmr1 gene encoding type III-B CRISPR module RAMP protein Cmr1, whose amino-acid sequence MDETIERWRAELTSHTPRRLEATFSIVTPMFLGDGTQRAESVRPPSIKGALRFWWRALNWGRMREAERGNTDAALQRLHREEARLFGLAARRSNDQQEEGGQGLFRLGVSQPSDMATVSDWPRDGNSQGGYLGYGLWGSREAPHRTALAEDQSFRLSLAFKADTKDGDIHQLRQALTLWGLLGGLGSRARRGFGSVALTELDGEPMAVTSLADYRDRLSAALGDGSWPDSRPPFTAWSQQARCHAFATAPSGRAAIGKLEAPYKEVRKSLRGKTKVVFGLPLVGVDSRRRRASPFLMHVHPVGDAFLPVVTELPADFHPDVTEPEGFGQPLKLYFSQATERLL is encoded by the coding sequence ATGGATGAAACGATTGAGCGGTGGCGCGCCGAACTGACGTCGCACACGCCGCGCCGCCTGGAGGCAACATTCAGCATCGTGACGCCGATGTTTCTCGGTGATGGTACCCAGCGGGCGGAGAGCGTGCGCCCGCCCTCGATCAAGGGCGCGCTGCGCTTCTGGTGGCGCGCACTCAACTGGGGGCGGATGCGGGAGGCTGAGCGGGGCAACACTGACGCCGCGCTTCAGCGCTTGCACCGTGAGGAGGCGCGTCTGTTTGGTCTCGCTGCGAGGCGCTCGAACGACCAGCAGGAGGAGGGCGGTCAGGGGCTGTTTCGACTAGGCGTCAGCCAGCCGTCGGACATGGCCACGGTCAGCGACTGGCCCAGGGATGGCAATAGTCAGGGCGGCTACCTGGGCTATGGGCTCTGGGGCTCCAGGGAGGCGCCGCATCGTACCGCCCTGGCCGAAGACCAATCCTTTCGCCTCTCGCTGGCCTTCAAGGCCGATACGAAGGACGGGGACATTCATCAGCTGCGCCAGGCGTTGACGCTTTGGGGACTGCTGGGAGGCCTGGGTAGTCGGGCTCGGCGAGGCTTCGGCAGTGTGGCGCTCACCGAGCTGGACGGTGAGCCGATGGCGGTGACGAGCCTGGCGGACTATCGCGACCGGCTGTCGGCAGCGCTAGGCGATGGCTCCTGGCCCGATAGCCGCCCGCCCTTTACCGCCTGGTCGCAGCAGGCACGCTGTCATGCCTTCGCCACGGCCCCCAGTGGCCGGGCCGCCATCGGCAAGCTTGAAGCTCCCTATAAGGAAGTGCGCAAGAGCCTGCGCGGAAAGACCAAGGTGGTGTTCGGCCTGCCTCTGGTGGGGGTCGATTCACGCAGGCGCCGCGCCAGCCCCTTCCTTATGCACGTGCATCCGGTCGGTGACGCCTTCCTGCCGGTGGTGACCGAGCTGCCGGCGGACTTTCACCCGGATGTTACCGAGCCCGAGGGCTTCGGCCAGCCGCTGAAGCTGTACTTCTCACAGGCCACGGAGCGGCTGCTATGA
- the csx16 gene encoding CRISPR-associated protein Csx16 codes for MTRHFVSRHPGAARWLARQKISVDRFHGHLKLEQIAPGDVVYGTLPIHLAAAVCARGAEYWHLSLTMPASLRGQELSVDQLEQLDARLCRFVVYEP; via the coding sequence ATGACGCGACATTTCGTCAGCCGACACCCCGGCGCCGCCCGCTGGCTGGCCCGCCAGAAGATTTCTGTGGATCGCTTTCACGGCCACCTGAAGCTCGAGCAGATCGCTCCGGGAGATGTGGTCTATGGCACCCTGCCGATCCATCTGGCCGCAGCGGTGTGCGCCCGCGGGGCAGAGTACTGGCATCTCAGCCTGACAATGCCCGCCAGCCTGCGCGGCCAGGAGTTGAGCGTCGACCAGCTTGAGCAGCTGGATGCCAGGCTGTGCCGCTTCGTGGTATACGAGCCATAA
- a CDS encoding type III-B CRISPR module-associated Cmr3 family protein, which translates to MSRQRWLFQTVDSWFFREARAHDAVGVGQLESQFPPPVTTLMGAIRTHLGDLAGVDWRRFATDRAAQADFAWLGNGQQLGELRVTGPHLYQGDERLYPVPADLLIGEDAQGKKVLSRLRVGEPVRCDLGRVALPALDGAPAGSKPVEGAWLTANGLARWQAGECPEAKDLVWRHEHLDSEPRLGIGRDTQRATVQDGQLYQTRHLRFRPDSSLRIGLELDGVPEDLAARLPDDTSVRLGGEGREAQVEIQAVKAPSMGDGPTLQAGDRGVALMLETPGAFRHDDQAEWCLPGFTPVCDDQGITTHWQGRINGVELRLVSAAMGRAQRLGGWDQQQRRPRAVRSLVAPGSVYCCEPVEAEPAALAAALQSVVLGEEQAWGFGRFCLGRWR; encoded by the coding sequence ATGAGTCGCCAGCGTTGGTTGTTCCAGACCGTGGACAGCTGGTTCTTCCGCGAGGCGCGTGCCCACGATGCGGTGGGTGTCGGCCAGCTGGAGTCGCAGTTTCCCCCCCCCGTCACCACCTTGATGGGGGCCATTCGCACGCATCTGGGGGATCTCGCCGGCGTCGATTGGCGCCGTTTCGCCACCGATCGCGCCGCGCAGGCCGACTTCGCCTGGCTAGGCAACGGTCAGCAGCTTGGCGAGCTGCGGGTGACCGGCCCACACCTCTACCAGGGCGATGAACGCCTCTATCCGGTGCCGGCCGATCTGCTGATCGGCGAGGACGCCCAGGGCAAGAAGGTACTGTCACGACTGCGCGTCGGCGAGCCAGTGCGCTGCGACCTCGGTCGGGTGGCGCTGCCGGCGCTGGATGGTGCGCCGGCCGGCAGCAAGCCGGTGGAGGGCGCCTGGCTGACCGCCAATGGTCTGGCTCGCTGGCAGGCGGGCGAGTGCCCCGAGGCCAAGGACCTGGTCTGGCGCCATGAGCACCTCGACAGCGAGCCGCGCCTGGGCATCGGGCGAGACACGCAACGGGCCACTGTGCAGGACGGGCAGCTCTACCAGACGCGCCATCTTCGCTTTCGCCCGGATAGTTCATTGCGGATCGGGCTGGAGCTCGATGGCGTGCCGGAAGACCTGGCCGCTCGTCTGCCTGACGACACCAGCGTGCGGCTGGGCGGCGAAGGGCGCGAGGCGCAGGTCGAGATCCAGGCCGTGAAGGCACCGTCGATGGGCGATGGGCCCACACTGCAGGCGGGGGATCGCGGGGTGGCGCTGATGCTGGAAACGCCGGGCGCCTTTCGCCACGACGACCAGGCCGAGTGGTGCCTGCCGGGGTTTACCCCGGTCTGCGATGACCAGGGCATCACCACCCACTGGCAGGGCAGGATCAATGGCGTCGAGCTGCGCCTGGTCAGTGCAGCCATGGGCCGCGCCCAGCGCCTGGGCGGCTGGGACCAGCAGCAGCGCCGGCCGCGTGCCGTGCGCAGCCTTGTCGCACCCGGCAGCGTCTACTGCTGCGAACCGGTCGAGGCCGAGCCCGCCGCCCTGGCCGCGGCGCTGCAGTCGGTCGTTCTGGGCGAGGAGCAGGCCTGGGGCTTCGGGCGGTTCTGCCTGGGCCGCTGGCGCTGA
- a CDS encoding DUF1887 family CARF protein: MPQLHVTLVTGRLEANLIPLLQLEPEQIVLVASQRMVKAGERLAALLDTQLPHTHVELKTGLPDTDPAEISHFAFELADQLEARREAGEEMRITFDMTGGTKLMGLLFQEAMRVCDATMLYTDSDAGVIYQLGSELSPASFQNTPIAPVLGCELYLRANGKRLRQALSDDPSWRERGEQRKAVTKYLGKHADALEGLFGTLNYLILADEKGKTPVINQGNRQTPDKLNEGAWEQSLSQHPAKPWREALTRLNEACLMEWSASDPRHLGFPSLEGAQYLSGGWIEEYAWHCARDAGLEDIYCGAQVTDESAPKDDIRNEFDLVTVHRNRMLIIECKTSRLAPGSDQEVLHKLHSLADQSSGLFGTKVLLSARSFGGGDQHDRNVKRARSMGINVLDGAGVKQFPEKIRHWIEAGRWPA, translated from the coding sequence ATGCCGCAACTGCATGTCACCCTGGTCACCGGCCGCCTGGAAGCCAACCTGATTCCCCTGCTGCAGCTTGAGCCCGAGCAGATCGTGCTGGTGGCCAGCCAGCGCATGGTCAAGGCGGGCGAACGCCTGGCGGCACTGCTGGATACCCAGCTTCCCCACACCCATGTCGAACTGAAGACCGGCCTGCCGGATACCGACCCCGCAGAGATCAGTCACTTTGCGTTCGAGTTGGCCGATCAGCTCGAGGCCCGGCGCGAGGCCGGCGAGGAGATGCGGATCACCTTCGACATGACCGGAGGCACCAAGCTGATGGGGCTGTTGTTCCAGGAGGCGATGCGCGTGTGTGACGCCACGATGCTCTATACCGACTCCGACGCCGGCGTTATCTATCAGCTCGGCTCGGAGCTGAGTCCCGCCAGTTTTCAGAACACTCCCATCGCGCCGGTGCTCGGCTGCGAGCTCTACCTGCGGGCCAATGGCAAGCGCCTGCGTCAGGCGCTCTCCGACGATCCAAGCTGGCGCGAGAGGGGAGAACAGCGCAAGGCGGTCACCAAGTATCTTGGCAAGCATGCCGATGCGCTCGAAGGACTGTTCGGCACGCTGAACTATCTGATCCTGGCGGACGAAAAGGGCAAGACGCCGGTGATCAACCAAGGCAATCGCCAGACCCCCGATAAACTCAATGAAGGGGCATGGGAGCAGTCGCTGAGCCAGCATCCGGCCAAGCCCTGGCGCGAAGCGCTGACTCGGCTCAACGAGGCCTGCCTGATGGAGTGGTCCGCCAGTGATCCGCGACACCTGGGCTTTCCCAGCCTGGAGGGCGCCCAGTACCTGAGCGGCGGCTGGATCGAGGAATACGCCTGGCACTGTGCCCGCGATGCCGGCCTGGAGGATATCTACTGCGGTGCCCAGGTCACCGACGAGTCGGCCCCCAAGGACGATATTCGCAACGAGTTCGACCTGGTCACGGTGCACCGCAATCGCATGCTGATCATCGAGTGCAAGACCAGTCGGCTGGCACCGGGTTCCGACCAGGAGGTGCTGCACAAGCTGCACAGCCTGGCCGATCAGTCCTCAGGGCTGTTCGGCACCAAGGTGCTGCTCTCGGCCCGGTCCTTTGGCGGTGGGGATCAGCACGACAGGAACGTCAAGCGCGCCAGGAGCATGGGCATTAACGTGCTGGATGGCGCCGGGGTCAAGCAGTTCCCCGAGAAGATTCGCCACTGGATCGAAGCGGGCCGCTGGCCGGCCTGA
- the epmA gene encoding EF-P lysine aminoacylase EpmA, translating to MTIDWRPSAEIATLRERARLIAEVRAFFAEREVWEVETPVLGHGGSTEVHLASLSAEATTPAGCERLWLQTSPEFHMKRLLAAGSGPIFQLARSFRDGEVGRRHNLEFTMLEWYRPGLGLEALIEETAALVMRVLGRGAEDEPGPLRRRRYRELFREALGIDPFSASLETLRRLAGERGGLSMADSDRDGCLDLLMSFVIEPELGRDGLDAVVDYPASQAALARHRRDPEDGALVASRFELYLGGLELANGYDELTDAAEQRARFTEDNASRRALGLPGVDVDERLLAALESGLPAGSGVALGLDRLIQLALGKASVAEVMAFATPRA from the coding sequence ATGACCATCGACTGGCGCCCGAGCGCCGAGATCGCGACCCTGCGCGAGCGCGCGCGACTGATTGCCGAGGTGCGGGCCTTCTTCGCCGAGCGCGAGGTGTGGGAGGTGGAGACCCCGGTGCTCGGCCACGGCGGCAGCACCGAGGTGCACCTGGCCTCCCTCTCGGCGGAGGCGACCACCCCGGCCGGCTGCGAACGGCTGTGGCTGCAGACCTCGCCGGAATTTCACATGAAGCGCCTGCTGGCCGCCGGCTCGGGGCCGATCTTCCAGCTGGCGCGCAGCTTCCGCGACGGCGAGGTGGGGCGGCGCCACAACCTCGAGTTCACCATGCTGGAGTGGTACCGCCCGGGGCTCGGCCTCGAGGCGCTGATCGAGGAGACCGCCGCCCTGGTGATGCGGGTCCTCGGGCGAGGGGCGGAGGATGAACCGGGGCCGCTGCGCCGGCGCCGCTACCGCGAGCTCTTCCGTGAGGCGCTGGGCATCGATCCCTTCTCGGCGAGCCTGGAGACGCTGCGCCGGCTGGCCGGCGAGCGGGGAGGGCTCTCGATGGCCGACAGCGATCGCGACGGCTGCCTGGACCTGCTGATGAGCTTCGTCATCGAGCCTGAGCTCGGGCGCGACGGCCTCGACGCGGTGGTCGACTATCCCGCCAGCCAGGCCGCCCTGGCGCGCCACCGTCGCGACCCCGAGGATGGCGCCTTGGTTGCCTCGCGCTTCGAGCTCTACCTCGGCGGGCTCGAGCTCGCCAACGGCTACGACGAGCTCACCGACGCCGCGGAGCAGCGCGCGCGCTTCACCGAGGACAACGCCTCCCGGCGCGCCCTGGGGCTTCCCGGGGTGGATGTCGACGAGCGCCTGCTGGCGGCGTTGGAGAGCGGCCTGCCCGCCGGCAGCGGCGTGGCGCTGGGGCTCGACCGGCTGATCCAGCTGGCTCTGGGCAAGGCGAGCGTCGCCGAGGTGATGGCCTTCGCCACGCCCCGCGCCTGA
- a CDS encoding type III-B CRISPR-associated protein Cas10/Cmr2, translated as MSQRDQYFHLTLGPVQGFVAQARRTRDFWAGSFLLSWLSSVAMLSVRAQGGEIEFPIPDDAFLKAMQGQAGEGEAPHQGSVPNRFKALGARVGEDFDPEAVVRAMQQAWLALCKTVWDQDLAPHLLDEQLATTRAIWFRQLSRFWEISWCLTDEPQRSDLLDRRKNWRCDMAPDEPGVKCMMMSGWQELSGLERPDRKRLEAFWTSLRDALKPRQGWTDLREGECLSALGFVKRRFVRHFEGWTTTLDNDVTLKGWALNPNVPSVPYLAAAPWYRRVLEKAAGDAAVSEALGAFFDGAEQLVGFPECRTPLAGVYAAARRLGQRPEYSGLDGVVFHASQLEQGGRRFDAPDAAAQTLKALQRLRHTAGMAEASSFYAVVIMDGDRLGSQMSDSDKQTAISTGLNAFTRGVPAIVARHDGFLVYAGGDDVLALASVDHAIDMASEIRAHYSACFAEQNRSLNDAQRITTSLSAGIQFAHMRLPLTFVLGDAHSLLDDVAKERTGRDALAVRVWKPGGRHLEWSQPWEYLLADGENRLTVLVTRFLRREQESAFTHRFFYKAMALLDRLPANLAERPTDSAKELMRTLLEAELRHSGIALKRGEQSRREVAELIEPLLTLLAEQRRTLDAEQSAHIAPTGCYSPDTLRLVRFLATESRLERGEATGAETPADKEVTA; from the coding sequence ATGAGCCAGCGCGATCAGTATTTTCATCTCACCCTGGGGCCGGTGCAGGGTTTCGTCGCCCAGGCGCGGCGCACCCGCGACTTCTGGGCCGGCTCCTTCCTGCTCTCCTGGTTGTCCAGCGTGGCGATGCTCAGCGTTCGCGCGCAGGGCGGCGAGATCGAGTTTCCGATCCCCGACGATGCCTTCCTGAAGGCGATGCAGGGCCAGGCCGGGGAGGGGGAGGCTCCGCACCAGGGCAGCGTACCGAACCGTTTCAAGGCACTGGGCGCGCGGGTCGGCGAGGACTTCGACCCCGAGGCGGTGGTCCGGGCCATGCAGCAGGCCTGGCTGGCGCTGTGCAAGACCGTCTGGGACCAGGATCTGGCACCGCACCTGCTCGATGAGCAGCTAGCGACCACCCGGGCGATCTGGTTTCGCCAGCTCAGCCGGTTCTGGGAGATCAGCTGGTGTTTGACCGACGAGCCACAGCGCAGCGACCTGCTGGATCGGCGCAAGAACTGGCGTTGTGACATGGCGCCGGACGAGCCGGGCGTGAAGTGCATGATGATGAGTGGCTGGCAGGAGCTCTCCGGGCTGGAGCGCCCCGACCGGAAGCGGCTCGAGGCCTTCTGGACGTCGTTGCGCGATGCCTTGAAGCCTAGGCAAGGCTGGACCGATCTACGCGAGGGGGAGTGCCTGTCGGCGCTGGGCTTCGTCAAGCGTCGCTTCGTGCGCCACTTTGAGGGCTGGACCACCACGCTGGATAACGACGTGACGCTGAAGGGCTGGGCGCTCAACCCCAACGTGCCGTCCGTGCCCTATCTGGCCGCGGCGCCCTGGTACCGGCGGGTGCTGGAAAAGGCCGCCGGCGATGCCGCCGTCAGCGAGGCGTTGGGGGCGTTCTTCGACGGCGCCGAGCAGCTAGTGGGCTTTCCCGAGTGCCGGACCCCGCTGGCCGGGGTGTATGCGGCCGCCAGGCGGTTGGGGCAGCGTCCCGAGTATTCCGGGCTGGACGGCGTGGTATTCCACGCCTCCCAGCTGGAGCAGGGTGGACGGCGCTTCGATGCGCCGGATGCCGCCGCCCAGACCCTCAAGGCGCTGCAGCGCCTGCGACACACGGCAGGCATGGCCGAGGCATCGAGCTTCTATGCGGTGGTGATCATGGATGGCGACCGCCTCGGCAGCCAGATGAGCGACTCCGACAAGCAGACCGCCATCTCCACGGGGCTGAACGCCTTTACGCGCGGGGTGCCGGCGATCGTGGCGCGCCACGATGGCTTTCTGGTGTATGCCGGCGGCGACGACGTGCTGGCGCTGGCCTCGGTGGATCACGCGATCGACATGGCCAGCGAGATTCGCGCCCACTACAGCGCCTGCTTTGCCGAGCAGAACCGGTCGCTGAACGACGCGCAGCGCATCACCACCAGCCTGTCGGCGGGCATCCAGTTCGCGCATATGCGCCTGCCGCTGACCTTCGTGCTGGGCGATGCCCACTCTCTTCTGGATGACGTGGCCAAGGAGCGTACCGGGCGCGATGCCCTGGCGGTGCGGGTGTGGAAGCCGGGCGGCCGACATCTGGAGTGGAGCCAGCCCTGGGAGTACCTGCTGGCGGACGGCGAGAACCGGCTTACCGTGCTGGTGACACGTTTCCTGCGCCGTGAGCAGGAATCGGCCTTCACCCACCGCTTCTTCTACAAGGCCATGGCGCTGCTCGACCGGCTGCCCGCGAACCTGGCGGAACGCCCGACCGATTCGGCGAAGGAGCTGATGCGCACCCTGCTGGAGGCCGAACTGCGCCATTCGGGCATCGCGCTCAAGCGCGGCGAGCAGAGCCGTCGGGAAGTGGCCGAGCTGATCGAGCCGCTGCTGACGCTGCTCGCCGAACAGCGCCGTACGCTGGATGCTGAGCAGTCGGCGCATATCGCGCCGACCGGTTGCTACAGCCCCGATACGCTGCGCCTGGTGCGCTTTCTGGCCACCGAGTCGCGGCTCGAGCGTGGCGAGGCGACCGGCGCCGAGACACCGGCAGACAAGGAGGTGACGGCATGA
- the csm6 gene encoding CRISPR-associated ring nuclease Csm6 has product MESILLAVTGMTPQVVTETLYGLVEKGEPWPDRVEIITTRQGAERVKAGLFDQEHLARLCEALGKPSLTPEQVTIHQVPGADGVPVDDARTLDDHEALADYIMERVRHLTANDDCALHASIAGGRKTMTFYLGYAMSLFGRPQDRMSHVLVSEGFENHPDFYFPTRESHLITLRDGTVLDMRDARINLADIPFIRQRGHLPGALRASGGDLSFRRLVDLINLGQRPETIRAVWHAAEMCLELRDTQRCLGRVTFASRFDWSWYQAVAEATRAGDASLRRSSEGGSEHLGRCLMMQLARSLPLPLEPALGYREQLAQWLDHYEGVLEDAGIRPVDFEASMRLGLDVAQATTRINRRLAEALPDALARCLKIQQVFDAQGRHLTRTTRGGGYGLLLRDEQVAISE; this is encoded by the coding sequence ATGGAGTCCATACTGCTGGCGGTAACGGGCATGACGCCCCAGGTGGTGACCGAGACGCTCTACGGCCTGGTGGAGAAGGGCGAGCCCTGGCCGGATCGCGTGGAGATCATTACCACCCGCCAGGGCGCTGAGCGGGTGAAGGCGGGCCTGTTCGACCAGGAGCATCTGGCCAGGCTGTGCGAGGCGCTTGGCAAGCCGTCGCTGACGCCAGAGCAGGTAACGATCCACCAGGTGCCGGGCGCCGACGGGGTGCCGGTAGATGATGCCCGCACCCTGGATGATCATGAGGCGCTGGCCGACTACATCATGGAGCGGGTGCGGCACCTGACCGCCAACGACGACTGCGCCCTGCATGCCTCCATAGCCGGTGGCCGCAAGACCATGACCTTCTACCTGGGCTATGCCATGAGCCTGTTTGGCCGCCCCCAGGATCGCATGTCCCACGTGCTGGTCAGCGAGGGCTTCGAGAATCATCCCGATTTCTACTTTCCCACCCGCGAGAGCCACCTCATCACGCTGCGCGATGGCACCGTACTCGATATGCGCGACGCTCGGATCAACCTGGCGGACATTCCCTTCATTCGTCAGCGGGGGCATCTCCCCGGCGCACTGCGTGCCTCGGGGGGTGACCTGAGCTTTCGCCGGCTGGTCGATCTGATCAACCTGGGGCAGCGCCCCGAGACCATTCGTGCGGTCTGGCATGCGGCCGAGATGTGCCTGGAGCTCCGCGATACCCAGCGCTGCCTGGGCCGGGTGACGTTTGCCAGCCGCTTCGACTGGAGCTGGTATCAGGCAGTGGCCGAGGCAACGCGCGCCGGAGATGCCAGCCTGCGCCGCAGCAGCGAAGGCGGCAGCGAGCACCTTGGCCGCTGCCTGATGATGCAGCTGGCGCGCAGCCTGCCGCTGCCGCTGGAGCCCGCGCTTGGCTACCGCGAACAGTTGGCGCAGTGGCTCGATCATTACGAAGGCGTGCTGGAAGATGCTGGTATCCGCCCGGTGGATTTCGAGGCCAGCATGCGCCTGGGGCTCGATGTGGCCCAGGCCACCACGCGTATCAACCGGCGCCTGGCCGAGGCACTGCCCGACGCGCTGGCACGCTGCCTCAAGATCCAGCAGGTGTTCGATGCCCAGGGGCGGCATCTGACCAGAACAACCCGCGGCGGTGGCTATGGCCTGCTGCTGCGAGATGAGCAAGTCGCTATCTCGGAATAA
- the cmr4 gene encoding type III-B CRISPR module RAMP protein Cmr4 gives MTAMTHQMLGLFAETPLHAGGGGKEELIDLPIQREIHSQWPCVFGSAMKGALRARADQLGMEKDLKTTAFGPDTLNASEHAGALLVSDARLLLLPVRSLTGHFRLVTCPALLRRLLADRARAGLAGEASTIPDVAAGTALVAGSQQSETLFLEEFAFTPAAWPEVEAWVERILALVAPVAGLAEDDTRKALTTQLTLVDDDSFSHFCRSAIPVLPHVRISSDTKTVEGGALWHEESLPPDTLLYCVLAAQPPRSETHRELSSAELLEQTLQALFDDGPYLQVGGNETTGMGWCRVARLGSEAKGGEA, from the coding sequence ATGACGGCCATGACACATCAGATGCTGGGACTCTTCGCCGAGACACCGCTGCATGCCGGCGGGGGCGGCAAGGAAGAGCTGATCGACCTGCCCATCCAGCGCGAGATCCACAGCCAGTGGCCCTGCGTCTTCGGTTCGGCGATGAAGGGCGCGCTGCGTGCTCGCGCCGATCAGCTGGGCATGGAAAAAGACCTCAAGACGACGGCCTTCGGGCCGGATACGTTGAATGCCTCCGAGCATGCCGGTGCATTGCTGGTCAGCGATGCCCGTCTGCTGCTGCTGCCGGTGCGCTCGTTGACCGGCCATTTCCGCCTGGTCACCTGCCCGGCGCTGCTGCGTCGCCTGCTGGCCGATCGCGCCCGGGCCGGTCTGGCGGGTGAGGCATCGACGATTCCCGATGTGGCGGCGGGCACCGCCCTGGTGGCCGGGTCGCAGCAGTCGGAGACTCTGTTCCTGGAAGAGTTCGCCTTCACGCCGGCGGCCTGGCCGGAAGTCGAGGCCTGGGTGGAGCGGATACTGGCCCTGGTGGCGCCAGTCGCCGGCCTGGCGGAAGACGACACGCGAAAGGCGCTGACCACTCAGCTGACCCTGGTGGACGACGACAGCTTCAGCCACTTCTGTCGTAGCGCTATCCCGGTGCTGCCCCACGTGCGCATCAGCAGCGACACCAAGACCGTAGAGGGTGGCGCGCTTTGGCACGAAGAGAGCCTGCCGCCGGATACCCTGCTCTACTGCGTGCTGGCGGCCCAGCCGCCGCGCAGCGAGACCCACCGCGAGCTGAGCAGCGCCGAGCTGCTTGAGCAGACCCTGCAGGCGCTGTTCGACGACGGACCCTATCTGCAGGTCGGCGGCAACGAGACCACCGGCATGGGCTGGTGCCGGGT